A region of the Psychrilyobacter piezotolerans genome:
TGCCTGCTCATGGTAAATAAAGGATTTACCAGGATATATGTAGTTGAAAATGGTAAATATTACGGAACTATCTTGAGATCACATATAATCAAAAAAGTTTTACATATATAAGTTTAGGTATTTAGGAGGAAAGAAAGATGCAATTAGCAATAGGTTTAATCATATTTATAACGACATTTTATTTGATAATAACAGAAAAAGTCCCAGGTCCCATAGCCACTCTTTTAGGGGGGCTGTCCATGGCACTTGTGGGAATCATAAATGAACACGAAGCACTCCATGCCATCGGCTCCAGACTGGAAATAATACTCCTGCTGGTAGGGATGATGATCATCGTTCATTTTATCTCCGAAACAGGAGTCTTCCAGTATTTAGCAGTAAAGGTAGCACAATTAGTAAAGGGAGAACCCTTTCCCTTACTGGTACTTCTGGCAGTAATAACTGCAGTCTGTTCAGCATTTTTGGACAATGTAACCACTATCTTACTCATGGCACCGGTATCTATCTTACTGGCAAACCAGCTGAAAGTTGACCCCTTCGTATACATCATGACCCTCATTATGTCGGCCAACATAGGGGGATTAGCTACATTGATCGGGGATCCTACCCAGCTGATAATAGGAGCAGAGGGTAAGATAGGTTTCAATGATTTTTTAATCAATACAGCTCCAATAGCCATTATTTCACTGATTATATTAATAATTACAGTCTATTTTATGTACGGCAGAAAGATGG
Encoded here:
- a CDS encoding SLC13 family permease, producing the protein MQLAIGLIIFITTFYLIITEKVPGPIATLLGGLSMALVGIINEHEALHAIGSRLEIILLLVGMMIIVHFISETGVFQYLAVKVAQLVKGEPFPLLVLLAVITAVCSAFLDNVTTILLMAPVSILLANQLKVDPFVYIMTLIMSANIGGLATLIGDPTQLIIGAEGKIGFNDFLINTAPIAIISLIILIITVYFMYGRKMVVSRDLKARVMELDASRSLKNIRLLQESATIFALVIFGFLMNNFIDKGLAIMALS